One Equus caballus isolate H_3958 breed thoroughbred chromosome 14, TB-T2T, whole genome shotgun sequence DNA segment encodes these proteins:
- the LOC100059078 gene encoding high mobility group protein B1-like — protein sequence MGKGDPKKPRGKMSSYAFFVQTCREEHKKKHPDASVNFSEFSKKCSERWKTMSAKEEGKFEDMAKADKARYEREMKTYIPPKGETKKKFKDPNAPKRPPSAFFLFCSEYHPKIKGEHPGLSIGDVAKKLGEMWNNTAADDKQPYEKKAAKLKEKYEKDIAAYRAKGKPAAAKKGVVKAEKSKKKKEEEEDEEDEEDEEEEEDEEDEDEEEDDDDE from the coding sequence atgggCAAAGGAGATCCTAAGAAGCCGAGAGGCAAAATGTCATCATATGCATTCTTTGTGCAAACTTGCCGGGAGGAGCACAAGAAGAAGCACCCAGATGCTTCAGTCAACTTCTCAGAGTTTTCTAAGAAGTGCTCAGAGAGGTGGAAGACCATGTCTGCTAAAGAGGAGGGAAAATTTGAAGACATGGCAAAGGCGGACAAGGCCCgttatgaaagagaaatgaaaacttatatcccTCCTAAaggggaaacaaaaaagaagttcaAGGATCCCAATGCACCTAAGAGGCCTCCTTCggcctttttcttgttttgttctgAGTATCACCCCAAAATCAAAGGAGAGCATCCTGGCCTATCCATTGGTGATGTTGCAAAGAAACTGGGAGAGATGTGGAATAACACTGCTGCAGATGACAAGCAGCCTTATGAAAAGAAGGCTGCTAAGCTGAAGGAGAAATACGAAAAGGATATTGCTGCATACCGAGCTAAAGGAAAACCTGCTGCAGCAAAAAAGGGAGTCGTCAAGgctgaaaaaagcaagaaaaagaaggaagaggaggaagacgaggaagatgaagaggatgaggaggaggaggaagatgaagaagatgaagatgaagaagaagatgatgatgatgaataa